One Nicotiana tomentosiformis unplaced genomic scaffold, ASM39032v3 Un00174, whole genome shotgun sequence genomic window, gatggcacgaaaaagttttaagcgatccgggtccgggggcccgagcccacgcctatagcacacaaaaatatgggaatcgggtggaattccagttttatgaccataaaatgccaaaagaaGGAGAAatagtcatggaggggcggtgactatggttccttaggttgtatttgatggccaggaaaatttttaagcgatttGGGACCGGGGGGCCGGGGCCACACAAAAAGAGTGGGCTTTAGCATACAAGAATATgagaatcggtcggaattctagttttatgattgtaaaacgccaaaatatgatgaacggtcatagaggggtAGTGACAGTGGTTACTTAGGTtaatttgatggcccgtaaaagttTTGGGTAATCCGGGTCTAGGGtgcgagcccacgcggaaggcgtgggctatagcatgtgaaaatatgggaatcaggcggaattccagttttatagccgTAGAATgccaaagaacgaggaacggtcatagcggggtagtgactatggttccttaagtcgtatttgatggcccaaatatttTTTGGGCGATCTAGGTCTGATGGATCAGGCCCACACgtaaggcatgggcaatagcgcgcgaaaatatgggaatcgggcggaattctagtattatgGACGTTAAACGCAAAAACAGAAAGCACGGTCATGGAgaagcggtgactatgattccttaggtcgtatttgatggcccaaaaaatatttaggcgatccgggtcccggGGGACGGGCCGACgcataaggcgtgggctatagcacacgaaaatatgggaatcaggtggaattccagttttatggccgtaaaatgccaaaaagcgAGGAACAACCATGACAGGGTGGtgtctattgttccttaggtcgtatttgatggcctggtaatttttaggcaatccaggtccAGAAGCCTGGGCCCACGCGAAAGGTGttggctatagcaaacgaaaatatgggaattaggcggaattccaattttattctcgtaaaataccaaaaaatgaagaacggtcatggcgggggattgactatggttccttaggtcgtatttgatggccagtaAAAGTTTTGGGTGATCCGGTTCCAGGGGCCAGGGCCTACGTGGAaagcgtgtgctatagcacacaaatatatgggaatcgggcgaaattcttgttttatgaccataaaatgccaaaaaatgagcaacggtcatggcgggacgttgactatggttccttaggttgtatttgatccccaaaaaaatttaggcgatcaagatccgggggcccgggctcacgcggaaggcgtgggctataccatactaaaatataggaatcgggagaaattcaagttttatggccgtaaaataaaaaacaaggaggaacagccatggcgtgtgctatagcacacaaaaacatgagaatcgggcggaattctagttttatgatcgtaaaacgccaaaacataaagaacattcatggcaaggtgataaatgtggtttcttaggtcgtatttgatcccccaaattttttttaggtgatccagatCCGGAGGCCCAGGCCCACgtggaaggcgtggacaatagcacaagaaaatatgggaatgaggcagaattccagttctatggccgtaaaacgcaaaacaaaaaaggaacggtcgtggaggggcggtgactatggttccttaggtcgtatttgatggcccgaaaaacttttaggcgatccgggtctatgGGGCCAcagggaaggcatgggctatagcacatgaaaatatgggaatcaggtagaattccagTTTATAACCGTAAAAAGctagaaaatgaggaacggtcatggcggggcggtaattATAGTttctaaggtcgtatttgatggccaagaaaatttttaggcgatacgaaTTCAGGGGTCCAAGCCCGCGcggaagatgtgggctataacacacgaaaatatgagaattgagcgaaattcaagttttacgaccgtaaaacgcaaaaaggaggaacggtcatggcgtggcggtgactatggttccttaggtcatatttcaaggcccgaaaatttttttaaGCGATTCGGTTCGGGGGACCGagccacgcggaaggcgtgggctataatacataAAATTATGGGATTCTggctaaattccaattttatgactgTAAACTGCCAGAAAatggaggaacggtcatgaaggggtggtgactatggttccttaggtcgtatttgatgtcccgtaaaatttataggcgatccgggacCAGGGGACTGAGGCCACAcgaaaggagtgggctatagcacacgaaactatgagaatcaggcggaattccaattttatggccgtaaaatgccaaaacatggaggaacggtcatggaggggtggtgacaattgttccttaggttgtatatgatggcccgaaaaagttttacaCGATCCGGGACTGGGGGCCGGGGCCACACGAAAGGTGtaggctagagcacacgaaaatatgagaatcaagcagaattccaattttatggccgtaaaacgaggaacggtcatggcggggcagtgactatggttccttaggtcgtatttgattgcccaaattttttttaggtgatccaaatccgggggcccggtcccgcgcggaaggcttgggctatgacacacgaatatatgagaatcagacggaattcaaGATTTATGGCCGTAATACGCAAAACACGGAGGAAGgctcatggaggggcagtgactatggttctttatgtcgtatttgatggccctgaaattTTTTAGGCAACCGGGACCGAGGGACCGGGGCCGCAcgaaatgcgtgggctatagcacataaaaatatgggaatcgggcggaattctacttttatgGCCGTAAATCGCCTAAATATGgtgaacggtcatggtggggaggtgagtatggtttcttaggtcgtatatgatggcccggaaaacttttaggcaactcgggtccggggacccggcccacgcggaaggcgtgggctatagcacaaaaaaatatggaaatcgggcagaattccaattttatgaccgtaaaattccgaaaaaatgaggaacggtcatggatctGCAGTGACTATTCTTcattagatcgtatttgattgctcaaaaaagttttaggtgatccgggtccaggggcccgggcccacgcgaaaggcgtgggcaataacacaaacaaaatatgggaatcaggcggaattccagttttatgatcgtaaaatgccaaaaaatgaggaacagtcgtggaggggtggcgactatggttccttagatcttatttgattgcccggaaattttGTAGGCGATCCGGATCTAGGGGATCGGGCCAGCGCGGAAGGCGttgattatagcacacgaaaatataggaatcagatggaatttcagttttatggccgtaaaacgcaaacaaaggAAGAAtagtcatggaggggtggtgactacggttctttaggttgtatttgatggcccgaaaatattttaggcaatctgggtctggggccacacggaaggcgtgggctatgcacacgaaaatatgggaatcgggaggaattcaaaTTGTATGGCCGTAAACCGCCAAATATCGAGGAACACTCATGGCAGagcgttgactatggttctttaggtcttatttgataaccCGAAAAATTTATCGGCCATCCGgatcagggggcccgggcccacgcgaAAGGCTTGggttataacacatgaaaatatgggtatAAGgcagaattcctgttttatggccgtaaaacacataAAACGGAGGAACGGTCAAGACGGGGCGGTAACTATGCTTCCtcaggttatatttgatggcccaaaaaatttgtAGGCGATCTAGGTCTAGGGggtcgggcccacgcggaaggcgtgggctatatcacaaaaTAATGtgagaatcgggtgaaattccagttttatggcggTAAAACGCAAAAagggaggaacggtcatggcggggcggtgactatggttccatagatcGTATTGTATATCCTgaaaatatttaaggcgatccgggtccgggggcccggacccacgcggaaggcgtggtaGCACACGAAACTATGAGAATCagatggaattccagttttatggcgaAAATTGCAAAAAAGGAAAAATGATCATGGCAGGACgctgactatggtttcttaggtcgtatttgatggcccgaaaactttttatgCGAACTTGGTCCAGAGGTCCgtgcccacacggaaggcgtgggctatagtagacgaaaatgtgggaatcaggcggaatttctATTTTAtgcccgtaaaacgcaaaaaagggaggaacggtcatggcggggcggtgactatggtttcttaggtcatattttatggcccgaaaagtttttagccGATCCGACTCTGAGGGCCCGAGCCCGCACGGAAGGCCtcttagcacacaaaaatataggaatcaggcggaattccaattttatggccgaaaatgcaaaaaggaggaatgatcatggcgggacggtgactatggttccttaggtcgtatttgatggcccggaaaatttttacgcgaacagggtccggagacccgtgcccacacggaaggcgttagctatagtagacgaaaatatagaaatcgggcggaattcatgttttatggccgtaaaatgcaaaaaaagaggaacggtcatggcagagtattggctatggttccttaggtcttatttgatggcccgaaaatgttttaggcgatcccggTCCGGCggcccgagcccacgcggaaggcatggggtatagcacacaaaaatataggaatatggtggaattcaaattttatggtcgtaaaacgcaaaaaagaggAGGGACGGTCATGTCGAGGCGGTGTCTATTGTTCTtaagttcgtatttgatggcccgaaaaaactttaggcgatccgggtcgggggggcccgagcccacgcggaaggcgtgggctatagcatacgaaaatatgggaattaggcagaattccaattttatggccaaaaatgcAAACAAAAGGGGAATGATCACGGCTGGAcggtatggttccttaggtcgtattcgatgtcccggaaaacttttaggtgatctgTGTCCGGAGGAccaggcccacgcggaaggcgtgggatataacatatgaaaatatgggaatcgggcggaattcctgttttatggccgtaaaacacaaaaatggaggaacaatcatggaggggcgatgactatggttccttaagtcgtatttgatgggccgaaaactttttaggtgatccgggtccgatgGCCCAAGCCcaagcggaaggcgtgggctatagcacaggaaaatatgagaatcagatggaattttagttttatggccgaaaatacaaaaaaaggaggaatgatcatggcggggcagtgactatggttcctcctCAAACATCTTGGATGTTGAAGAAGATTCTGAAGGCAAAAAAGTATTTTGAGGTTGTTGGTTTCCAACAAGCCGATATAATGAACATGCAATCCTTCTCAATTAAAAAGTTTTATCACAAGTTGAGGGGGAGTTCCCTAAAGTGTCCTGGAGGAAACTAATATGCAATACCCAAAATGGGCTTTCAATCTGAGATTGGTGGCTCATGGAATGTTGCTTACACGGGACAGACTGTCCAAATGGGGTATAACTACTTATATCTTATGTCCTCTATGTGATGTGGAGTATGAGACAATTGCTCATATATTCTTTCAATGCAAATATTCGGCTGCTATTTGGGAAAGATTACTACTCTGGGAGGGAATAGATAGGAAAGCTAGCAGGTGGCCCGTAGAACAAGATTGGGCTGAGAATCATGCAAATGGGAAAGGGGTGGAAGTAGAGGTATATAGAATCATCTTGGCAGGATGCACTTACTTTATCTGGCAGGAAAGAAATAACAGAATATTCCAAAGTGCTAGAAGAACTGAAGATCAACTAGTGAGGTTGATTGCCCAGGAGGTCCAAGGCAGGGGTAACAATACGGTAAAATTTGGAGGGTACTTGAGAAGAATGAATTACTACCCTTAGTATGATACCCTTTTCCATGAGGCGGAGTTTAGATGTCATGTAGTTTCACTGAATTTGTTTTCGTTTACTATAGGTATGGGCTTGTGAACAGATCTTTAGGGGTTTTTGTGCTGTACAAACATTTCCCTAGTAATAACATCTTTATTTACCAAAAaacaaaatataggaatcgagcaaaatttcagttttatggccgcaaaacgcaaaaaaaggaggaacggtctttggttggctatggttccttaggttgtatttgatggatcAAAAATATTTTAGGAAATCCGGGTCCAAGGTATTCGCGCCCACATGGAACACGAAAGCTatggcaaacgaaaatatggaaatcaggcggaattccagttttatggccgtaaaatgcaaacaaaggcggaacggtcatggtagggttgtgactatggttccttaggtcgtatttgatggtccaaaatttttttaggcgatccgggttcaggGGTCCGGACCCATAggaaaagcgtgggctatagcatacgaaaatatgagaatcgggcggtattccagttttatggccgtaaaatgataaaaaggaggaacggtcgtGGCAAGGCGataactatgtttccttaggttgtattttataacccgaattttttttaggcgatctgggctTGGggccacgcggaaggcgtggtgggttatagcacacgaaaatattccaatcgggaggaattccagttatatggccgtaaaatgccaataTATGAGAAACTATCATGGTGGGAcgatgactatggttacttaggtcgtatttgatggcccaaaaaagttttaggtgatcgggtCCGAGGGGCCGGACccacgcagaaggcgtgggctattgcacacgaaaatatgggaatcgggtggaattacAGTTTTATgatcgtaaaacgccaaaaaatgaagaacaatcatggcggggcggtgactatggttcctttggtcgtatttgatggtctggaaactttttaggtgatccggttccagTGGCCCGAGCCTatgcggaagacgtgggctatagcacacgaaaatatgggaatcggtcgaaattctagtttatggccgtaaaatgcaaaaaatgtggaacggtcatggaggagcagtgactatggttccttaggtcgtatttgatggcccgaaaatattttaggtgatccgggttcggGAGGCGggacccatgcggaaggcgtgtgctataacacacgaaaatatgggaatcaggtggaatttaagttttatggccgtaaaatgccaaaacaacgaggaacggttatggaggcgtagtgactatggttccttaggtcgtatttgaagacccgaatttattttagaaaatatgggaatcgggcaaaattctagtttaatGGTCGTATAAcgccaaaacaacgaggaacggtcatggaagggtggtTAGTATGGTtacctaggtcatatttgatggtccgaaaaccTTTTAGATGATCCGGTTTTGGTGGCCCGGGGCTCATGCGGAAAGCGTaggttatagcatacgaaaatatgggaatcaggtggaattccagttttatggctgtaaaacgcaaaaaaaaggaGGAACAACCAtgggggcggcgactatggttctttaggtcgtattttatggcccgaaatatttttaggcaatccgtgtCTGGGGGGCGGGGCCacgtggaaggcatgggctatagcacacgaaaatatgggaatcgggcagaattctagtttaatggccgtaaaatgccaaaaaagaggaacggtcatggcggggcggtgactatgattacTTAGGTCTTGTTTgttggcccgaaaagtttttaggcgattgggtccgggggcccgggcccacacggaagacgtgggctaacacatacaaatatgaaaatcgggcggaatgcCAGTTTTATgggcgtaaaacgcaaaataaacgaggaacggtcatgggggagggcgatgactatggttccttaggttgtatttgatggaccggaaaatttttaggcaatccgggtccgggcgggcgggcccatgcagaaggtatatcacacgaaaatatgggaatcgggcggaattacagttttatggccgtaaaactccAAAACATGAAGAAcagtcatggtagggcggtgactatggttccttttgtcgtatttgatggccagaaatatttttaggtgatccgggtccagtAGCTCGAGCCCatgcggaagacgtgggctatatcacacgaaaatatgggaaacggtcgaaattccagttttatggccataaaatgcaaaaaaggaggaacggtcatggcggggcagtgactatggttccttaggtcgtatttgatggcccgaattttTTTTATCCGATCCAGGTCCAAAGGGCCCGGGCtcacgcagaaggcgtgggctataacatatgaatatatgggaatcgagcgaaattctagttttttggccgtataatgccaaacaacgaggaaccgTCATGGCGGGGTGAggactattgttacttaggtcatatttgatggcccgataagtttttaggcgatccgggtccggtggccctAGGGCCaagcggaaggcatgggctatagcacacgacaatatgggaatctggaggaattctagttttatggcccaccaaaaaatgaggaacgatcacggcgggcaGGTGACGacaattccttaggtcgtatttgatggcctgga contains:
- the LOC104100673 gene encoding uncharacterized protein, with product MQYPKWAFNLRLVAHGMLLTRDRLSKWGITTYILCPLCDVEYETIAHIFFQCKYSAAIWERLLLWEGIDRKASRWPVEQDWAENHANGKGVEVEERNNRIFQSARRTEDQLVRLIAQEVQGRGNNTVWACEQIFRGFCAVQTFP